A stretch of the Ostrea edulis chromosome 9, xbOstEdul1.1, whole genome shotgun sequence genome encodes the following:
- the LOC125659460 gene encoding uncharacterized protein LOC125659460 translates to MVRNSQKFVPPTRRKKPTKTPECRRLYTDSAESIFSSTPELINPTRTDGIQSPGVNNQNQEEFINDKVTFVRVQRRLLKRTQADTIHEGKRKAAKDQRMMSDPLPAVQSHLGDVGCTPNDCTSIFNFTQSPPPKRKSMTASERKKIYLDVLLTIYKMKNQLQGLRERRESLTEKRQRMKPQGTRGEE, encoded by the exons ATGGTACGAAATAGTCAGAAATTTGTTCCCCCAACACGTCGCAAGAAGCCCACGAAAACGCCAGAATGTCGGCGCTTGTACACAGACTCGGCAGAGAGTATCTTCAGTAGCACACCAGAACTCATCAACCCTACACGAACAGACGGTATCCAAAGTCCGGGGGTCAACAATCAGAATCAGGAAGAATTCATAAATGACAAGGTTACATTTGTCAGAGTACAAAGGAGACTGTTGAAGAGAACTCAAGCCGATACCATCCATGAGGGAAAAAGAAAAGCGGCGAAGGACCAGAGGATGATGTCAGACCCCCTCCCTGCAGTACAGAGCCACCTCGGGGATGTAGGGTGCACCCCCAACGACTGCACTAGCATATTTAACTTCACGCAGAGTCCTCCTCCCAAACGCAAGAGCATGACTGCCTCTGAAAGGAAGAAG ATTTATTTAGACGTTCTGTTGACGATATACAAGATGAAGAACCAATTACAGGGTTTACGAGAACGCCGGGAAAGTTTAACAG aAAAACGACAGAGGATGAAACCCCAGGGAACACGGGGAGAAGAGTga
- the LOC125659653 gene encoding uncharacterized protein LOC125659653: protein MSKRDIKFAQHYVECTQCEANAEYYCNTCTDNLCQVCRDRHTKSNATKSHVIVSYQEKQTTSPNTESCRIHPDFSYIMVCLECQLPVCPRCLKENHGGHTFKNTEDVLKETEQPCNQRIENIKRSIIPKWRKHLATLSEEKVTSKQTISNIRTQMREDAKAIKDLVDVILEKNFKKLDTDEKSLNDEFKNQASLISDYISNYEQLIDEYENEQQKPFEKLMLRKEILQSDIMELQLSKVDRPSYHRENVSENDVEKLLGKLAVPKRAAGESLTQPDKNPSVSKTPTSTTTSTTPIKCHEFTLPFPEARHISNVPNNKFWIGDEKGQIILKDSTGNKLDEVRTKSSSMTGYFSVTDRGDLLYIEKSESSIKMYRSDRSTATVTTTKWTPLCVFSSRRNGDILVGMTNGTSKKLVRYDREGQELWQSQYDVSGKPLYSYPVYITENVNGDACTSDRGTNDSVVVVDRDGNHRFSYRGHMQKAESKFTPYGICTDTMGRILVIINANSIHMIDKDGNFIAILMSLDKENGVYIEKGICIDNGNLWTCGENRVKMFKYLDTS, encoded by the coding sequence ATGTCCAAACGGGACATAAAGTTTGCCCAGCACTATGTGGAGTGTACACAGTGTGAGGCGAACGCTGAATATTACTGTAACACCTGTACCGACAACCTGTGTCAGGTATGCCGGGACCGTCACACCAAGAGCAACGCTACCAAATCCCACGTCATCGTCTCCTACCAGGAGAAACAGACGACATCTCCAAACACCGAATCTTGCAGGATCCATCCAGATTTCTCCTATATTATGGTGTGTTTAGAATGCCAACTTCCGGTCTGTCCGCGATGTTTGAAAGAAAACCACGGCGGTCACACATTCAAAAACACCGAGGATGTACTGAAGGAAACTGAACAACCTTGTAATCAGAGAATCGAAAACATCAAACGATCTATCATTCCAAAGTGGCGCAAACATTTAGCCACATTGTCTGAGGAAAAAGTCACATCAAAACAGACGATCTCTAACATCAGAACACAAATGCGAGAAGATGCCAAGGCGATCAAGGATTTAGTAGATGTTATTCTGGAGAAGAACTTCAAGAAATTGGATACTGATGAGAAAAGTTTGAATGATGAATTCAAAAACCAAGCCAGTCTCATTTCGGATTACATCAGTAACTACGAACAGTTGATTGATGAGTATGAAAATGAACAGCAGAAACCTTTTGAGAAGTTGATGTTGCGGAAAGAGATACTACAATCGGATATTATGGAACTTCAGCTGTCAAAGGTAGATAGACCAAGTTATCATCGCGAAAATGTTAGCGAAAACGATGTAGAAAAACTACTTGGAAAATTAGCGGTACCCAAAAGAGCGGCTGGTGAATCATTAACACAGCCAGACAAGAATCCCTCTGTGTCCAAGACACCCACTTCTACAACCACTTCTACCACTCCTATCAAATGTCATGAATTCACCTTGCCGTTCCCAGAGGCAAGACATATTTCAAATGTCCCAAATAACAAGTTTTGGATTGGAGATGAAAAGGGTCAGATAATATTGAAAGATAGCACAGGCAACAAACTAGATGAAGTCAGAACCAAAAGCTCCTCCATGACCGGTTATTTTTCGGTGACTGATAGAGGAGATCTGTTATATATCGAGAAATCAGAGAGCAGCATTAAGATGTACAGGTCAGACAGGAGTACCGCCACCGTCACTACCACTAAATGGACACCACTCTGTGTCTTCTCCTCTCGTAGGAATGGCGACATACTGGTTGGGATGACAAATGGTACCAGTAAGAAACTGGTTCGATACGACAGAGAGGGTCAAGAACTCTGGCAAAGTCAGTACGATGTCAGCGGTAAACCTCTGTATAGCTACCCTGTCTATATCACGGAGAATGTGAATGGCGATGCCTGTACGTCAGATCGAGGCACCAATGATTCTGTGGTAGTGGTGGATAGGGACGGAAATCACCGGTTCTCCTACAGAGGCCATATGCAAAAAGCTGAATCAAAATTCACTCCTTATGGAATCTGTACTGACACAATGGGGCGGATCCTAGTAATTATTAATGCTAACAGTATCCACATGATTGACAAGGACGGAAACTTTATTGCGATCTTGATGTCGTTGGACAAAGAGAATGGGGTCTATATTGAGAAGGGAATATGCATAGACAATGGTAATCTGTGGACTTGTGGAGAAAACAGAGTGAAAATGTTCAAGTATCTCGATACTTCGTAA